A genomic segment from Malus domestica chromosome 05, GDT2T_hap1 encodes:
- the LOC103437165 gene encoding filament-like plant protein 7 isoform X1, protein MDHKAWLWRKKSSEKTILATNKVATPLGRIEEEVQTFSYPAEKGSETERSRKNLNEKLASVLLDRTVKEDPVPEHAKPEEEAIAGDCSEKAGESVLKQELEEPLRQGVSTNERSTHSDDALNECMQQLKFVQEEQEQRIHEAVMMTSREYEKAQKKLEEKLRETSEQLTHLVAENTNLNRALRAKDKLIEDLNRHKSQTDAEFSALMARLDSTEKENAFLRYEFHMLEKELEIRSEEMEYNRRSAAESHKQHLESVRIIAKLEQECQRLHLLMRKRLPGPTALVNMKSEVQMLGRDQTEMRRRKQNHTRDMVAKDANMGNSPEISNKKMSLVIEQLRDLEEENKTLREILTKKNAELLSSRTTYSRTASRLSQAETQLGELSKFHKSMELVPCNDISRYSRFDIGSDDSSSESWASALISELEHFKNDRLKSPQECSDISLMDDFVEMEKLAIVSAGKPPNNGHQHCFTGRELVPVEVSSNSDERKHGLSKDSRSENSFDWLQVVLKAMLEQKNVSKRSLDELFEDIKIALGYINPPTDNGPRRSAVSRPLAESDPVDSFGGALSIDTSVEDSGSQRCQDASSMRNKINKQFGWPEDRRDNGVKGASAEQLLCLPLVASSKETNVPLQLNMVQDKLQEENSRLKDELKNMEASLQSATEKNEALVIQLQESQQRIEILKTEVESLKESEGVMVDQIENQKSINEDLDTQLTVAKAKLKQVFQKFSSLEVELEDKHNCCEDLEATCLELQLQLQSAEKETLTHGINQDEKQSPSGWEITTASVKLAECQETILNLGKQIKALTTPREAQRFDKVFSTTSTAANATSNNLNRRSSLLDQMLAEDNPKSPKDNETTTDADPQKPSLFQSDSHNALSTPIALVHMPEGHLGSRGKGGNSAVGSLAIVPSKKQGGFGLLRRLLLRRKKGSAKKPQSLAKV, encoded by the exons ATGGACCACAAGGCTTGGCTTTGGAGGAAAAAATCTTCAGAGAAGACAATTCTTGCAACTAACAAAGTTGCCACTCCTTTGGGAAGAATTGAAGAAGAG GTACAGACATTTTCATATCCAGCTGAGAAAGGAAGCGAAACAGAGAGATCGAGGAAAAATCTAAATGAGAAGTTAGCTTCAGTTCTCCTAGACCGCACTGTAAAAGAAGATCCCGTTCCAGAACATGCAAAACCGGAAGAAGAAGCTATAGCAGGTGATT GTAGTGAGAAGGCAGGAGAGTCGGTTTTAAAGCAAGAATTAGAGGAACCTTTGAGGCAGGGAGTATCCACAAATGAAAGATCAACTCATTCAGATGATGCATTGAACGAATGCATGCAGCAGCTAAAGTTTGTTCAAGAAGAACAGGAGCAAAGAATACATGAAGCAGTTATGATGACATCAAGAGAGTATGAGAAGGCACAGAAAAAGTTAGAAGAGAAGTTGAGAGAGACAAGTGAACAGCTTACACACTTGGTTGCTGAAAATACTAATTTGAACAGAGCCCTTCGAGCAAAAGACAAATTGATCGAAGATTTGAATAGACACAAGTCTCAAACCGATGCAGAATTCAGTGCCCTAATGGCTAGACTGGATTCCACAGAAAAGGAAAATGCTTTTCTAAGATATGAATTTCACATGCTTGAGAAGGAACTTGAGATCCGAAGTGAGGAGATGGAATACAACCGTCGGTCAGCTGCAGAATCCCATAAACAACATTTGGAGAGTGTGAGGATAATCGCAAAGTTAGAACAAGAATGTCAAAGACTTCATCTCCTTATGCGAAAGCGGCTGCCAGGTCCTACTGCTTTGGTGAATATGAAGAGTGAGGTTCAAATGCTGGGAAGGGATCAGACCGagatgagaagaagaaagcagaaTCATACAAGAGATATGGTTGCAAAAGATGCCAACATGGGAAATTCTCCTGAAATTTCAAATAAGAAGATGAGTCTCGTGATTGAGCAATTACgagatttggaagaagaaaacaaaactctgagagaaattttaacaaaaaaaaatgccgAACTCCTTTCTTCAAGGACCACATATTCTCGAACAGCTTCCAGATTGTCACAGGCTGAGACTCAGCTTGGAGAGCTTTCTAAATTCCATAAATCTATGGAGCTGGTACCATGTAATGACATTTCTCGATATTCAAGGTTTGACATTGGCAGTGATGATAGCTCGTCCGAATCTTGGGCTAGTGCTCTAATTTCAGAGTTGGAACATTTTAAAAACGACAGACTTAAAAGTCCACAGGAATGTTCAGACATTAGCTTAATGGATGATTTTGTTGAGATGGAGAAATTGGCAATAGTTTCTGCTGGTAAACCTCCTAACAATGGGCATCAACATTGTTTTACCGGTAGGGAGCTTGTACCAGTTGAAGTCAGTTCCAACAGTGATGAGAGAAAGCACGGCCTGTCAAAAGATTCAAGGTCAGAGAATTCTTTTGATTGGCTTCAGGTCGTTTTAAAAGCAATGTTGGAGCAAAAGAATGTTTCGAAACGAAGTTTAGATGAGCTATTTGAGGACATCAAAATTGCCTTGGGTTACATAAATCCACCAACCGACAATGGACCTCGTAGAAGTGCAGTCTCAAGGCCTCTTGCAGAATCTGATCCTGTAGATTCTTTTGGTGGAGCTTTGAGTATTGACACTTCAGTGGAAGATAGTGGCAGCCAACGTTGTCAAGATGCTTCAAGCATGAGGAATAAAATCAATAAGCAATTTGGTTGGCCTGAAGACCGACGAGATAATGGAGTGAAGGGTGCGTCTGCGGAGCAGTTGTTGTGTCTGCCTTTAGTTGCTTCTTCAAAGGAAACAAATGTTCCACTTCAATTGAATATGGTGCAGGATAAACTGCAAGAAGAAAACAGCAGATTGAAAGATGAACTAAAGAATATGGAAGCTAGCCTGCAGTCAGCAACCGAAAAGAATGAAGCGTTGGTCATACAACTTCAGGAATCACAACAAAGAATTGAAATCTTAAAGACAGAAGTGGAGAGTCTGAAAGAATCAGAGGGGGTGATGGTAGATCAGATCGAAAATCAGAAGTCGATTAATGAAGATCTTGATACTCAACTGACTGTTGCCAAAGCAAAGTTGAAACAAGTCTTCCAGAAGTTTTCTTCTTTAGAAGTTGAATTGGAGGATAAACATAACTGTTGTGAAGATTTAGAAGCAACATGTCTTGAGCTTCAGCTCCAGCTACAAAG TGCTGAGAAGGAGACTCTAACGCATGGCATAAACCAAGACGAAAAACAATCCCCTTCC GGATGGGAAATCACAACAGCTTCGGTGAAGCTGGCAGAGTGTCAAGAAACCATCCTAAACCTAGGAAAACAGATCAAGGCACTGACTACACCAAGGGAAGCACAACGTTTTGACAAGGTGTTCTCCACAACCAGCACTGCAGCCAATGCCACCAGCAATAACTTGAACAGGCGCTCTTCCCTGCTTGATCAAATGCTAGCTGAGGACAATCCCAAGTCTCCAAAAGATAATGAGACAACAACGGATGCAGATCCGCAGAAACCATCGCTTTTTCAGTCTGATAGTCACAATGCCTTGTCCACTCCTATCGCTCTGGTACATATGCCGGAAGGGCATCTAGGTTCAAGGGGTAAAGGTGGTAACAGCGCagttgggagtctggctattGTGCCGAGTAAGAAACAAGGAGGTTTTGGTTTGCTAAGGAGGCTACTGCTGCGAAGAAAGAAAGGAAGCGCCAAGAAACCCCAATCCTTGGCGAAAGTATGA